Below is a genomic region from Nostoc sp. UHCC 0870.
CAATATCTCCTAACAGACGTTGCCCTGCTTTGGGATTTGAGCGCAAACATTGAGCAATCGTTCCGCTACGACATGAACTTGGTAGATAGCCACTCTCTCCCAACACATCCAAAATCGGTTTGACTCTATTAACTTTCAGATTTCCTAATGATGGAATTGCCTTTACCAATGATGCTGTCGTTTGCCATTTCACAAACCCTACATCTTTAAGTGTTGAGTTTTCATTACTTGTAATCTTGCCTATAGCATCTAACGTAAAATCTGCAAATCGAAATTCATCATCTGCATCTCCCAACATGATCACTGAATCCGATTTTTGTCCCGCATTCCATGAGCGGGACGGGTCATACCCAAATCTCTGTTGATATGCTTTTGGCACTGTCAGATATCCCGCTTGTTGAACTGCTGGTAACATCTCCCAAGTAATTTTTCCCCAATCTGGTATTTGCCCTTGGCGTTTTCCTTGCTGGTAAGGTACTGTTGGTAAAACGCTTGCTGTATCTGCGATCGCAGATGCAGAATTTAACAGCAAACATCCACCCAGAATTATAGATAACCGTTTGATATGAATCATGGTATTCTTCCCCACTCAATCAATTGGTTAAAAATCTGCACCGAAATTCCAGACTTAGAGATAGCCTCTTGGTGGCTTTTACCTTGCCGTAACAATCTCACCGTATCTTGCACTTTCTTCCAGGTTGTCGAACCTACCTTAATCTGATCATTGCGATTCGCTATCACTAGACCTGCAACAATGGCATTAGCATCATTTCTCTGCACTATTCCGGTGGGATTTGCTCTTTTTGATCCTGATTCCGTAACAGCTATTTTTGGTACATCAGATTCAGGTTGAACAGTAACTATTTTTGGCTGTCCAGTTGGCTTTCCAGATGCTCTAACTTCTCTTGTATTAGCTAATAATAAAGGTGCTGGTCTTTCTGATTCTGGTTTAATTACCAAACTGGTATAAGCTGGTTGTCCAGATGCCGGAATTAATTTGAATTGATATTGCTTTTGTCCCTCAGCACCACTTGTTAGAATAGTGATTTGAGTGCCGCCATCTCTGCTTGATGTTAAATGGGGAAATTTTATTGGTTGAATCTGCCTTAAAAATAAAACTGTTGCCCCTCCATTGCAATCTTGACTGGAATTTTTTGGGCATAAATTCCCATTAGAAGTGAAGCTCATTCTACTTGGATCTCCAATCCATACTTGTTTTATTGTTTCTCCTGTAGGAATGAAGTTTATAGTTACACCATATCCCTCCCACACCTTCAATTCTACTGCTTTTGATTGTCTCCCTTGTCCATCTTGTGCGTAAATTGTTCTAATATTTGCTAACGCAGCTTGACCACAATTGACAATTATTAAAGATAATAAGTACAATGGTAAACTCCTCTGCAATTTATTCCAATATTTCATAAATTAATGGTTTGGTTGACAAATATTTGTACTTCTTTCCCTGCTTCAATTACAAACACTTTATCTGCCGATTGAAGTTCTTGTATTCGCTGCTGATTATTAGTTTGTATTCCTCGTACTATTTCACTTAATGTTCCTTCTGTAAACCCTGCAAATACATCTTTATTTCCATTGCTAATTGTGCTAGATGAAAAGCTATTTGAATTAGTAGTTACCTGACTATTAGGACGATTCTGTACTTCCGCCGCTTTCACTACTCCACTCAACACTGCTGATAAAATATTCTCTCCTAAGTCTCCACCTTTACGAGATTCAGCTTTTAAGAGCTTGCCATTTTTTGCTAATATTAAAACTGTCCCTTCAGGAATACTATACTCTTCTGTTTCACCATGATTATTTACCAGTGCTGCTACAGCTTGTAATTGAATATATTCTGATTGACTTGCTCCTGTCATTTGCACCACTACATAAGAATCTTTTGGTAATATTTCACTACCTGTTGATGTTTTTAGTGGTTTGGTTAATCTTATTAAATAATTTAAGGCTTGATTTTCAGTATTATTCCAAACAATTGGAGTTTCTAATTTACCTTCAGCACGAGTTCCTACTAAAACACGCGTTTGACCATAATTTGTATTCTCTTGTTGATTTTTTGGCGTTTGTTTATCTATTTTTGGTTTCCCTATTCCTCCCTTAATTTCTTCTGTACTTCCTTTTTCTGCTGGTAACTCTTCTGTATTTGCACCAAAGCTACCCACATTTGCTACAGCTAACCATTGCTCCATCGGGTCTACTTTCGTCGCTCTGACTGTAGTTGTTGCATTTCTCTGTGGTGAGGCTTGAATTTGCGGTCTTGGTTGACGTTGCACTGGTAGTGGTTGACTCTGCCTCACTGGTGGTGTCTGTCTGCTTGAAACTTGTCTTCTTACTGGTACAGGTGTTGTAGGTGTACTTGAAACTGCTACAGGGGTTTGGTTAGGTGTCGGTGTCGGCGTAGTTTCTGGTACTGCTTTCAAATCCCTGACTTTTTTAAAGTCAGAACTTTGACTTGTCAAGGCCAACGCTGTTTTATCTTTCCCTGTTTCATCAATTGCTAGTTGTTTTTCTACTTCTTGAACGTTCTGTTTTGGTTCAATTTTAGTAGTAGACAATTTCAAAGCGTTCATCGACCCGTTGATTACTCCTCCTATCAACATGACAAACATCAGAATGATCCCTCCAATTACAATCACTTTCAATAAGGGATTCTGTGAAACTGTCCGCGTCGTTACTACTTCTTCTGGTTCAGGAATTTCTTTGGCAATTTCTTCATCTGACGATTCAATGTTAATTCTTAAATCTTTCACCCCATTCATCGCTGCAAAGTTTTTACGCTCTTGACTTTCTCCTCTATTACTTTCAGTTATGTCTGTTTCCATTTCTGGTTTCTCTGTTATTATCATCTGCCCAACTCTAAATCTTGAATTTTATATATTTCTAATCCAGCTTCCCGAATCCTATATGCTGTTTTTTCCAATTCAGAAGCTTTTTTAGATAATTTCGGTGTATCTATTGCTCTCACGAAAATTGTTTTATTGAATTTTATTGGTTCACCCAACATATTACTATTGTTAAAAATAATTAGTTCGGCAACCATATCTATAGCCCATTTCCCAGTTCTCAGTTTTTTTGGTTCACTCAAAAAGTTAATTTTCAGCAAAGATTGAGTCGAACCGTTGAAAACATCTGGTGGAGTAAGATTTGCTAACTCTTGCAGAAATGGGACGCGAAAATCTTCTGATAATGCAAATCCTGTCTCCCAAGTTTTTCTGGTGATTTTGTTCCCTCCTGCTTGTACTCCTGTATCTAGTTTTAGTTTCTTCAGGGGATATGATTCATTATTAGGCGGCACAGCATTCCAACTTAACAATCCTGTCATTGTCTGCCCTACAAAGTATGTGATTGCTTCTGCCGACCTCTCCTCACTCCTAATTGGTGATACTCTTATCGATTCCCCATCACTCAACTCCACTAAAGTTGGTACTTTTGAATTAGCTATATTTCCTAAACTAAAAAAGTTAATCAACTGTATCAACAGTGTTAACGTTAGTATAATTACATTCCCTATTAAGAAAATAGGGGTCAGATTTAATTCTCTCTTTTCTAGTAATCGCATTATCCTATTACCTTTGCTAGTGCTGATACAGAAAAGCTGATTCCATTAGTAATTCCTTTAAATACCGACATCCCTGTTCCTGTCCCTATCGCTACTGCCAGTGCTGGTGAAAATATTGCTTGCAGTAGTTGCATCAGTAACAAGCTTGATGAAGGCTGATTAACAATTGACCCAGCTATTATTCCTACTGTGATTGAATATGAAATCAGCACTAATGTTAATCCTAACCATCCAGATAGCCAAGCATATATGGGTTTAGTTCCAAATGGTAAAAGTGAAAGAACTAGAAATATAGGTGCTACATAAACGGTTAATAAAAAAGACATCTGTAAAATATATTGAAATGCTGCTGATAATCCCATCAAAATTGCAAATATTGTCCCCTGTACAACTTTATTAATTATCTGTCCTCCCATATCCAAAGGATTCCAGGTCACATTTATTCCAAATATTCCCTGACTATTTTTAGTATCTTGTGCATCTTTTTTAGCTTTCTGAATTTTTTCATCAATACATTCTTGACGTGGGTTTGTCTTATTTCCTTGAGCATCAGTTTTTGATGTTGGCACAGTATCACATTTAGCAATTTCAGCTTGTGCAGCAGCAATAAATGTTTGGTCTGTATTCACACTCCGTATAGCATCTTTTAGAGTGATTCCGTTCCTAGTAATCGACAGAATACTACTATTTAAATTAACTGTTACATTCCTCAATGCTAATGATGTATTAGCTAGCATTACTCCATTATTAGAAAGCATCAAAATTACTAGCAGTGGGAAAACCATTTCACTTACTACATTCTGTGAAAAACCTTCATCGCTAATCTGTCTGTACCATCCCAATGACCAAAAACTCACTAGGACGACTGCTATTAATATCGATACTGCTACCACTGCTGTATAAATTGGGCTTTGTCCTGCTGCTAAATCTTTCCAATCTTGCTCAAACGCATTCATTACTAAGTCTGAGCCTATTTGTGCGCCTTTTACTATTCCACCAGTTAAAGACATAATTCACCCTTGTTTTTATTAAAAAGAACTCAGGAGTCAGTACAATTCGCAATTCGCAATTCGCAATTAATGCCCACGGATAAATCCGGGGGCTTGTACCAAGCAAAGTTTAAAATGTTTCTATCCATAAATAAATAATGGTGCAAGTACCATCAAGGAATAATTGGTCATTTCCAATTCGCAACGATGCTCCCACCCCGCTCCGCTAACGCAATTCGCAATTAAGACAATTAGTGGGGGCTTGCACCCACTAATTGTTCGCGTAGCGTCCCGTAAGGAAGACCACCAACCTACGGTATGGTGGGGGCTTGTACCCACTTTTAGGCAATTAATCAATTAATTCACAATTCGCATTTTCAATTGCGAATTGCGAATTGCGAATTGTATTGACTTCTTCTATTCATTGTTTTTTCCAAAAAGAATCTAATGCAGATCCAGCACGTAATATTTCTCTGGATGCTGCTGATGATTCTGCTTGTCTTCTTCTCTCTTCTAGACTCATTTGTTCTGATATATCAGCTAGATTCATATTTGTTGTTGCTAGCAGTTGTGTTTGCTTTTGGGACTCTTGATGAACTGATTTTGTTAGCATAGCTGTTTGTAAATTCTGTACAGCCATTTTTTTGAGAATATCTTGCGTTACAACATCGTATTGAGCCGCATCTGCTTGTTTTAATGAGTCCCTGACAGCCGTATTAGTAATTTGTACTTCTTCTGCTTGATTCTTTTGCCCATCTGCTCCTAAAACTGCCTGCGATTGGGCGCGAGTATATGTCTGATGTACATCTAATTGCGCCTGTTTTCCTTTCACTTGTGGACTAGTTTCGATTAAATCTGTATCCTCTTGTTCTGAAACTGCATCATTCACTTGTTCCCCAGTTTTTATCGGGTCTTTTTGTCCTTCTTTGATTGCCTTATCTATGGCTTTCACTAGTTCATTGTTGACACTCCCCCATTTGATACTGATTTTTTGAAAATCAATATCAACGTATTTTTTTGCCGTTTTTAAATATTCTTGTCCTTTGATATATAAGTCCAATGTTTTTTCTAAGAAACTGTTTTTGGGATTAAGTGGATTTGGTACATCCACATCTGAACCCGCTTCTACTTCAATCGTATCTACTACAATATCTTGGTTTGATGCTTCGGCATTCACCGGGATGCTACTTAAAGATGTCTGCGCCACCAAAAGAGGTATCAGGATCGAGTGCTTGATAAGTTTCATACAAATCCTCCAAATTTACTGTAAAGGGTGTTTTTGAACAATGCGAAGAAACTACAGCTTGTTTTTTGCTTGTATTTATAGATACGCCTCTTACTAATAAAGGTTCTGGTGGAGTATCACCCACTTTGGAAAGAGATTTTAAAAATGGACTGTCATAAGTAGCACTAGAAGGAATTAAGTAAGTTGGTTTTCTTATCATCAATAAATAGATTGACTTTTTTTCAAATTCCGAATTAATTCCCGGTTTTCTTATACCGGATTTTCCTACGTTTTGGTAGAGCAACTGCCGAAGAGTTTGACTGCGGTAAATATAAGATTTTGCACTAG
It encodes:
- a CDS encoding TrbI/VirB10 family protein, whose translation is MIITEKPEMETDITESNRGESQERKNFAAMNGVKDLRINIESSDEEIAKEIPEPEEVVTTRTVSQNPLLKVIVIGGIILMFVMLIGGVINGSMNALKLSTTKIEPKQNVQEVEKQLAIDETGKDKTALALTSQSSDFKKVRDLKAVPETTPTPTPNQTPVAVSSTPTTPVPVRRQVSSRQTPPVRQSQPLPVQRQPRPQIQASPQRNATTTVRATKVDPMEQWLAVANVGSFGANTEELPAEKGSTEEIKGGIGKPKIDKQTPKNQQENTNYGQTRVLVGTRAEGKLETPIVWNNTENQALNYLIRLTKPLKTSTGSEILPKDSYVVVQMTGASQSEYIQLQAVAALVNNHGETEEYSIPEGTVLILAKNGKLLKAESRKGGDLGENILSAVLSGVVKAAEVQNRPNSQVTTNSNSFSSSTISNGNKDVFAGFTEGTLSEIVRGIQTNNQQRIQELQSADKVFVIEAGKEVQIFVNQTINL